Part of the Natrinema salinisoli genome is shown below.
CTTTTCTGGCTGTACGGGCTTTTTCAACGATGATGTCGAACTTCTCGGCGTTGCCCTCGGAAATATGCAGAGTAAGGAACGGACACTGTCCGTTCGAATTACGAACGAGGGGGAAATCATTGATGAATCTACTCATGAACTCCCCCAGAGGACTCTTGGACTTTCCTCGACTGTACATGGCCACATGAACCGGGTCAGTTCGCTATTACAGGCCAGCTGGAGGGGGATAAAGAGTGGGTTGAACGCGAACTCACTAATGCCGAATCTGATTGCGTAGCCGTCACTATCAAAGTCACCACGTTCGACCACGTCGGATTTACGGTTACTGAAACCTGTGACACCTCTGCTGAAACGGAACAGTGTTAGCTCAATATTGGTAGAGAGTTCTGTAGTAATTTCTTCAGCTGTACTGAGCGATCACTGCCGTCACAAATCGGCCCCGATCTCATCCGACATTCGTGCGTTCTATCCAGCAGCGGCTGCTCATTCTATGCGAACACTGACAGAAATGGCGTGCTGACTACAGAGGATAGATTCAGCAGACTCCGACGCTCAGTCAGAAGTGGGTCCGATCGATGCAGAAGAATGCTTTATGGCTATTCGTGAAAGCTGGTGATCCGCTCAGTGAAGAGGCGATCCGCAGAGCGGAATCTTCCCACTTGCAGGCGGTGACGACCTTGCATCGTCTGCACCGACGTCAATAGCTGCCAGAACCCCACTAGATACTTATTCTACTCGCGCAGTCGTGTCGTTCTCTGCGGAGGCATAACCCGAATGGGCACCGGAACAATCGAACGAGAGTACGAATGATACATAGAGAACCGGGAGAAGATAGGTCAAGGGTGACACAATGTCCATTAACGAAGACAGACTCGAAGAACTGATAGAAACTGCCACTACCGATATCGGCGCGATCGCGTACGCACCGCTAGCCGTCATCGGCGATCGGCTCGGACTCTACGATGCTCTTGCCGAACACGGACCGCTCACAACGAGCGAACTCGCCGACCGCACTGACACCGCTGAGCGGTATGTGCGCGAGTGGCTCGCTGCCAGTGCAGCCAGCGATTACGTGAGCTACGACCCCGAGACGGAGCACTACAGCCTCTCCCCGGAACAGGCACTCTTGCTAGCCGATACGGAAGGTCCAGCATCTCCGCTTGCGGGCTTGTTCCAGATCGCTACCGCCGCCGGTAAGATCACGCCCAAGATTGAGACAGCCTTCCGTACCGGTGACGGCGTCGGATGGCACGAACACGACGAGGGGGTCTTCCAAGGCATGATGCGCGCCTCCGAATTTGACTTCAAGGAAAACCTTGTTTCCGACTGGATCCCTTCCCTCGACGGGGTTGACGAGAAACTCCAAGAGGGCGCACGAGTCGCTGACATCGGGTGTGGCCAGGGCGAATCGATAATCACTATGGCTCAAGCCTATCCCAAGTCGACGTTCGTCGGATACGATTACCACGAGGGGTCTATCAAAGCGGCACGCGAACGCGCGGCTACCGCCGAGGTAACCGATCAGGTCAGCTTCGAGGTTGCGAGAGCCAAGGAGTACGACGGTAGTGATTACGACTTCGTCACCTCCTTTGACTGCCTGCACGACATGGGTGATCCAGTCGGTGTTGCAGCGCACGTCCGAGAGACACTCGCTGACGACGGCACGTGGATGATCGTAGAGCCACTCAGTGGTGATCGAGTTGAGGAGAATCTGCATCCGCGTGGGCGGATGTATTATTCGGTGTCTACGATGATGTGTACGCCAAACGCACTCAATCAGGAAGGTCCCCACGCATTAGGCGCTCAGGCTGGGGAAGAACGGCTACGTGAGGTGGTCACCGAGGGTGGCTTTTCGGAGTTCCGCCGCGCGACCGAGACGCCGCCGTTCGAGATGGTTCTTGAAGCAAAACCGTAGCGGGGGTGGGTGCCTCATCTTGACACGAAGATATGACTACGGCGATTTCGAGGAGGCTGACGCGGTCTCGAAATCTGGCTCAGAACAGCAGAGGGTTCCGACGTACTCCTCGGCGGTGTGTCTCTGAGCGCGTATCCGCCGGTCATCACGTCCAGCACGTTCTGAACCCTCGGGAGAACCCGGCGTCGAAACGCGTTGTAGGCGTCGGCCGATCGTCCCATGCTCGTTCGTGTCGGACCTGTGCCGGATAGCCCCGATATATTATCAGAAACGCCCTGCTGAATACAGAGGATGAATGCAGCACGGGGTTGCCGTTCATTTCACGTCGAGACGGGTGAACCAGCCACTCACTATATCTGACTATCTAACGGCTGTTTCAGCGGGAAAGTAATCGAAAATAGGAATTCAATAGAACGACTTGGTTATGGTGTGTTATTCCGCGGATGATTTTGTCTTAGTACCAATGACATCATAAATTTCTATGTGTTCCTTTTCTTCCAAATAGGACGCTTCCACCCGGTCGTACACCTGTGCTTGATTGAAATTTCCACGGTCCGTGAAATCGTTATGACAACCCGTGAAATCACCAGTTTCCCATTGCTCACTACAGACGCCGATCACATACCAAACCTGATCGTATGTCTGGTGTAATTCGTCGTGAAACGTCTCCGAGATTATCGGTTGGTCGGGGTCATCAATGTAATCACTCCACTGTTCGGAAATATAGCCGTCCACTTTTTCTGCACGATCATCAAAGGAAACATCCAGTACGGTCTCGTTGGCACCGTCCGTTGGCCAGCCTTCAATACTTTTTAGTTGAACATATCCACTCACGGAACCGGCACTCTCGAAGGCAGATGCCTGACAACCTGCCAATCCAGCAGCACCAGCTACTGCGCCTGCAAGAACATCACGTCGGGAGGGCATACTCGATATATATGAATAAAACTACATAAAAACACCGTTCTTTTGTGAAGGAACTCTACATTTTGTGATTTGTCAGAATGGCTGAGTCGCTGCGTGTCATCAGTGAAAAGAGCAGGCTGCTGCTCCACGTCTAAACAGAGGACCAGTTTCGCTGAACTCATCCTCTGTATTCAGCACGCAGTTTCTGATATTTCTCGGACAAATTGGTCATCGCTCCGTTATCTGCTTGTCTGTACTTACCGATCACTATCCCTCGCAGATCCCGTCTCAGACTGTACCTCATTCGCGTTATCTATTCGGCGCGACCCCGGACGTCCTACGATTCCGTTCCGTGCACATAGACACCGCGTTCACCTGTGCTTTCGCCGGCTTCCACGCGTACCGGGAACTCGTCATCTCGAGCCACGGGATACGTCTCGAACAGGAGATCGAGTTGTACCGTTTCACCGGCGGGGACCGTCACCATGCGACTGTCCACGGTCTCTGGATCGTTGCCGACCACCAGAGTGACTTCGCGGGTCACCTCTGACGAACCGGTATTTTCGATCGCAGCAGTCACCTCGAGGGTCTCCCCACCAGTCACCGGACTATTTGTCTCCTGAATCCGCACAGCAACGTTCCCTTCATTCGTATCATCATCGTTGTCTGCCGCGTCGGAAGCTTCGAACACCCACGGATTGACCGCCGTATACGCATTGTTGTCGTCGATCACCCACGCCTCGATCTGACACGTGTGGCACCCCCCATCGATCTCGATCGAAGCAGTGTCACTGTCCCCTGCTACGTCGGACACGTCGAGGATTACGTCCGACTGGGTCAGCCACCACACGACACGATCCAATTCGGCCGCGCCGCTCGAGACCTCGAGTTCGAGGGTAGCCGATTCGTCGGCGGCAAGTTCGCTGGTGGCTGGCCGGGCCACATCGACGGTTGGCGGTGCAGCCCCATCTTTAAACAGCGAGGGAACCCCGGCCTTTAGGCCGGGTGGGGAATCGCGTTACTTGACTACGCCGTCCACCGGTCAGTTGCCCCTCTCGGAATCCAACTGCTCTTGTGCGTAGAGCATCATCCCCTTCCAAGTCAGCCCGTGGCGTTTTTTGTCTCTTTCAATCGCTCGTACTGGTCATCGTCTACCTCGAAATTGATGTTTGGCACAGATCATTGTTTCAATCCGTCATACTTAATTTTGTCTGGTCTTTATCTAAGTGTGTGTCTGATACGGTGACGAAAACGTTGCAGGCCACGCTCGCTACGCCCACAGCGGGCAAAGAGCACCGTCTGCAGCGTCTCTTGGACACCTACCGAGACGCACTCCACGACGCGTTCGATGCTGGTGCGAATACGATGTCTGCCGTCAACGACGTTGTGACGCCCTATGACCTGCCGTATCAGGCCAAAGACGCGCTCAAGTCGTACGTCCCGAAGCTCCGGAAGACGTACAATGCCCGCGAACTCGACGACGAGCATCCGCTTCGACTCGTCAACCGGGCCGCGAAGTTCGACTACTCTGATGAGCGCGAATACGGTTTTGTCTGGCAAGCACCGCAACCGGGTCGTGGGACGAATTTCTGGATCCCGCTTCGGATCAATCCCGAACAGGAATCGCTCTGGTTCGACCTTCTGAACGACGACGCGAAAGCGGGTGAACTCCGCCTGCAGCGTCGCCGAACGTCGTGGGAGTTGCACGTCACCGTTGAGTTCTCGGTCGCCGAACCGGCCGATCCGGACGATCCGACGTACATCGGTTTCGACGTCGGCGAGAGCTCGCTGATTACGGGCTGTGCCCTCAAGCGCGACGCACCACGGAAACCGATGCTCGAAAGTGGTAGTCGGGCGCGACACCTCCGCAAAGAGATGTTCACGACGTTGAAGCGTCTGCAAGAACGTGACGCCGAACAGTGGCGAATCGACGAGCGCTTTGATCACTACCAGAACGCCCTGACGGATATCGTCGAGAAGGCGTCTCGCGAAGCCGTCGAGTACGCCGAATCCTTTGACGACCCGGTGGTCGTACTCGAGGATCTCTCGTACATCCGGGAACGACTCGACTACGGCAAGTTCATGAACCGACGCTTGCACGCGTGGGCGTTCGCCCGCCTTCAGGGCCGTATCGAAAACAAGGCCACCGAAGCCGGGATTCCGGTCGAGTACGTCAATGCGGCATACACGTCGCAGACCTGCCACGCATGCGACCGCCTCGGTCGTCGGGACGAACAAGCAGAGTTCGTCTGTCCACACGACGACTGCCACGTAACAGAGTTCCAGGCAGATATCAACGCGGCCGCGAACATTGCCGGTCGCGTAGATCCGTGGGGAGAGAGCGTTCCTTGGGAACCGGAACGCGATGACTCGCCTCGGAACGGGAGTGCCAGTGACAGCGCCACAGTCCACCGTGAGACGAGCGAGAAATCCTCGCAAATGACGCTCGCGGCCTACTCGGACTGAAACCTGCCAGATTGGATTCCTCTCGTAGGGGAAGCCCCGCCGTGAACGGCGGGGAGGATGTCACCGACGTACCAGTGTGTCGACCCCTGTTGATCCACCAGTTCGGAGTCAGCTTCGAAGAGGACCGTCGTCCCCGGTCGAACCGTTCGCTCGCTCACCAGCACTGGGTCCTCTCCCACGATAAAGTCCAGTTCGACGCGTTCATCGGTGGATCCGCTGTTCTCGAGTTCGGCAGTCACGTCGAGCAGGTCGACACCCTCGAGCGGTGCAGATGTCTCGACGATGTCGATACTGAGGTGGCCGGTCGCCCCACCACTATACGATACGAGTGGAACTGCGCCGAGACTGGTACCAGCGCCCACCAAATACTGCCGGCGGTTCATGGCACTATCTACCTTGTCTAATGGCAAGAAGTTTCCATAGGCATCGGATCTGCTATTTCTTCAAGACTTTAACTCTTACAGGCTAGGGCCTCGTCCTCAAGGAGCAACGCAGGGAGCGCAAGCGACCGAGTAGGGTGGGGTAGTTCACTAGAGTATCCACTACTTTGACCGCGGCTCGTACGTCGAATTGACGAAGGGAACACTCACATCGCGGCCGGCGGCGTGGGCGTTCAGTTTCGCCGCTGCTGGGGACTCTCTGATCGCTCCGTCATCGTAGTCTGCCTCCGCGAACGCATCGGTGATCCACCGCTTTCCGCGAAGATTGAACTTCTGGTGGTAGTCTTCTGCGACGTGAAATCGGTCGAGCTTCTCGAGGCGCGTATCGATCGTCTCTCGGCTGAACTCATTCCCGTCTAGATAGGATCGCAGCTGATCGCGTTGTACAGCCGTTTCAGTGAAGATGATGTTCTGGTACTGGCGTTTCCTAGACTGCTGGTAGGAATTGTGTTCGTCGAACGCCCGCTCGAGCAACTCACTGAATGAGAGTTGCTCGGGGTCGTACTCGAGTTGAACGACTTCCGTGTGATCTCCAATGGCTTCGTACGACGGGTCAGCTTTCGTCCCACCGGCGTACCCGACTCGCGTCCGTACGACGCCGTCTAACGCACCGAAGGTTGCATCGGGGCCCCAGAAACAGCCGAGACCGAACGTCGCTGTTGCCGTCTCTTCTGGTACCTGTCTATCGAACTCCGTGATGACTGTCGGTGTGAGCATTATCGAGGGTGGTCGGTGTACTATGGAACACGTGGTGCACTCCATTAACTCTGTCTCGGCTTTCCGGTCCTGGATTTGAGGACTAAGACCTCTTTTCTGATAGTGCATTCACGATGTCATCGACAGTGAAACTGTCTTCATAACCCTATGTCAACCCAACCACTTTTTTGTATGATAATTATGATTGTCCTGTAATGGGGAGTGATACTGTATGTCACTGACTGGGGCACAAAGACCAGCGAATCGACGCGAACGGTACCGGTTGATGACTGATGCCGCTAGCCAACCATTTGCGGTCGGTTCTGTCGCCATTCCTCTTATACTCCCTATCTTGGGCTACTTATCCGCTGATGTCCGGGTCATGTTTACCGTTCACCTCTTCCTCGGTGCGTTCTGGTTCGGTACTGCGGTGCTCGGTGCGGTCGTCCTCGGCCCTGTAATGGGTAGTCTCTCCGAGGAAGCGAATGCCGAGTTCGCCGAAGGGTTCGTGCCGAAGATGAACCTTCTCATGGAACCAGTCTCGGTCGGCGTTATCGGCTCTGGAATCGGCCTCGCCAGCATGATGGGGCTCTTGGCATCCCCGACACCGTCACTGTGGGCGGCACTTGTCCTCGCTATCGCGCTGCTCGTCCTCGGGTTTGGCCCACTCCACAAATTCACAGCCGGTATGTTCGATGAAATTGCCGCCGAAGAGACCGACCACGAACGACTCTCTGACTTAAATAAGAAGTATGGTATGCTGAGTATGATCGAACTCCTCCTTATGGTCGCGATCGTCGTCACTATGTCTGGCCTTCGCTGGGGGTTCTAAACCCTCAGTTCCTGTTCGGGTACGTGGAGTACAAGGCACCCGAGAGAGGTGTGTCCGTGGATCAAATTGAGCGAACAAACGTCCTAACACTGTTCTCGGACGGATTGTACGTTCATGCACGAGGACGACCGTGCAACCAGAAGAGATCGCGTCGCTGGCAGTGTTCCTCGCCTCAGACGGGGTTACGCAAGTGAGATATCCCGTCCGGAAAGATATCTATCGGCGTCTTCCCCACGAAGTCAGATACCGTCTCACTCAACAAAATAGTGCGATAACGTGCGTTCCGTCGAGGAGAGACTCACCCTTAACTCGCTCCTGCGCGAACGGGTCGTATGACCGGGACATCCGAGTATCGACCGAACGGGCGGGGAGCCACCGTCACGACACCCGAAGAACTCGTCTTGCATCTGTGTCAGGCGGGTGCAAAGGGCGTCTACCTCTCGCGAACCGACGCCTTTCGCGATGGAGTGGTTCCTATCATCGCCACTTACACGCCTACGCCCGCGGAAACCGTCCTCGACGTAGACCCGAAGACCGTCCGCGAGCTACTTCAAAGCGTATTCGAATCGATCGACAATCGGATCCGATTTCACGGCCGTGAGTGTGCCCTCGAGTGGACCGTCGAACCCGAATTCACGGGGCCGCGGACGGACCTCGTTCCGCTGTACGATCGCGACGTCGAGCAGAAATACGGTGATGGATTCAACCTCTGGAATCTGTTTTTCGTCTACGAAGAACGTCAGGAGTCGAACAGCGACCGGTGAGCAGTCCCCTCTCGTTCGAACAACTCCTCTGGACCGGAATATCGGGACCTCGAGCTCCAGTCGGTTCCCTCGGGCGACCGTCTCGTGGGTGCGTTTTATTGAACTGGCAAGCGTCGTGATCCGTGATGACCCGAACGATCGAACTCGACGACGACCTCGCGGAACGGATCGAGGGCCACCTCGAGGACGACGAGACCATCGAGGAGTTCATCACGGAACTGGTCGCGATCTACGAGCAGGAGGGGCGGTTCCTGCAGGAAGGAGCGTAGGCCGGGACGTCACCCACGGCCGATCGGCCGAGGGGACCGTCTTCGTGCGCCCCATCGATTTCCGCGAGTCCATACCGTCCGCCCGACCTCGAGCACTAGGCGGCACAGCTGTGAGTGACCAACCGCTAGTCGTTAGATCTCTTCACGGATGAATGCAAGTACCTCTTCGATGAAGCGGTCGGGCCCGGTGAGCATCGCCTCGTGTGCGTGCCCATCGAAGGTAACGATCCGGCTGTTTGGGAGCGCGTCGTGAATCGGGGCCGTCGCATCTTTTAAGACCTGAGGGCTCTCGCTTCCGGTCAGCAGTAACGTCTGCGCCGTCATATCGGCGAATCGGGCTGCATCGAACTCGTACTCGCCGATTGCCGACAAGCTGCGGGGCCAGACGTGTGCCGCGTCCACGAGGTCCTGCCAGTCGGGAGCCGAACGTTGTGCCTCGATTTCCTCTGGCGTAGATTGGGCGATTTCTTCGAGGAACAGGACAAGTACCTGCTCGTTTTCACCGTCGTCCAGCAGCCGTTCCATTTCTGCGAGCACCTCCTCGGAGTAGAGTTCCAGATCGTCGAACGCAATGGGTGGCTCGTACAGGACGAGTTTGTGTAGGTTGTTGGTTCGTAGGGCCGCCTCGAGCGATAAGAGCGCTCCCGACGAGTGCCCGAGGAGGGTTACAGGTTCGTCGATCGCCTCGACGACCGTAGCCACGTCCTCGAACTCCCGTTCCAAATCGTACTCATCGGCGTCGCCGCTTTCGCCGACACCACGGCAATCCATCGCGTAGACCGTGCAGTGGTCCGCGAAGGTGGCACGGACGTCGGATAACTCCCAGAATCTGTGGTCACAGACACCTCCGTGGACGAGCACGAGCGGTGGCCCGCTCCCCGTCCGTTCGAAGGCAATCTCAGTCCCGTCTGCAGACGTGACTGTTTCCATGTCTCGACCTGTGTCTGGTGGTGTTGCTTCCGCCATAGGTGGTTCACCATTCACTATGTGATGCGGTCCCATAGAGTCATCTCGTGGAAAATCCCCACGGTCTGAACGGAGGCACGATCTGCCTCGAGTCGAGCAGACGATGGAAAATATGCGCCCCAGATGGGGGTTTGACCTCCTCCATTGGATTGGTTGAAAGTACGCCTGTATAACCTCTGTGATCGACCTGTCGATTACCTGAGAGTCCGCCGAATCCGACGTCGTCCGTTGCCGTCGTTGTCGGTCGGAATCGTCTGATTCGGTTTTGTTCTCAAGAAAAAGACCGCGACCGATCCAATTTAAACAACCGAATCCGAAGACGAATTACTCACTGATCGCTTGGTGACGAGGATCTACCGTCGCTACTACAAAGGCGCGATAGGCGAGCTGGCGCAATGCTATCCGAACGAACAGCGCTCCCTCGAGGTCGACTGGCGAGACATCTACAAGTCCGATCCGGACGTCGCCGATGACTACCTCACGGCACCGGAGCAGATGCAGCGGTACTTCGAGGAGGCGTTCCGGATGTTCGATCCCTCGATCGACATCAATCTGCTTGCTCACGTACGCGTGGGGAATCTAGAGGAGTACACGTTCTACCTCGGCGAGTTCTCTCGATCGGAACAACTCGGCAACTACCGGTCGATCCGTGACGAGATTACGAAGGCGACGTCAGCGCCCAGCCGCGGACGGTCGTCGAGGACATTCCCGCTCTTGCTTCGAAGCAAATGTGCAATCAGGTAGCGTTCTACCTCGTTGAGGAGACCGGGGCCGCGCTTACTGAGGCCAAGGTGACACTTCCTCATGACAGCGTGGAATGGTCCGTGATCGAGGCGATCGACCCCGAGCAGCTGCCCACCGACGGACCGATGCAGGTCCGCGAGATAGATAGCACTGCCAGCGAGACGACGCTCCGACTGGCCTCGAGGCAGTCGGTCGGCGATGCCATCCAGGACATCCGCGACCGGACCCAGCGGAACAGCGAGCGGGTATGATTCACTGGATCGATTCTTACTAACTCGGAATTAGGACGAAGTTGATAATAAGGTCACCGAACATATTCACTGTCGCGTTCCCACAGGCGCGACACGATCCAATCAGCTCCCCCACCTGAGTCATCCCACCTACCACGTCCGACGGCCACCACCCTGGCCCATCCGGGCGGTTTTGAGGTTTTTGGGATCGCAACCGACCCTCCAGCGATAGCTATCTGATATTGAGTGTGCCGACTGCCTCGGCGGGCCCGGCGTCGTGATCGACGAGGCGGTCGGCGGCGAACTGCCACGCTTGTTTGGCGAATTCGGGATTCGCTTCTCCGTAGTAGACGCTGACAGCCTAATGCCGAAAATAAGTATAATATTTCGGTTTCGTCGATAGTACTCGAGCACAGTGTCTCGAGTCCAACTAGGGACGCCTGACGCCGATCGGGTCTGAACGGCTGACGTATCCGCGGACGACTGGTGACGTCTCCAAGCTCGTATCTCGTGGCGATCACATCCGACTGCTGGACGATCGCGACCAGATGGTCGTCTCGGTGACCAAACAGCAAGCACTCGACCTGCCGACGTGGACAGTGAGTTTCCGTGATTCAGACGCCGACCTCGTCGACAGGATCCAGAGTGGTTCGGGAAGAACGAGTCTATCGCTCGCAACGGCGACGTTTACTATCGCTACGGCGAGTCTGACGGTGAGTGAAGTCCAAGTTGGGGACAGTCTTATCGACTAAGAGTTACGATTCTGGATTTGATTGACGGAATTCAAACCGTGCGCCACCTTCTGCGCTTTTAGAAAAGAAGATCGTAAGTCCATGGTCATCAGCGATTCGACTAACAATTGTAAGCCCTATACCGTTTCCACTGTCTCCTGTCGTAAATCCATGGTCAAACACTCGTTCCTGTTCTGTTTCTGGAATACCGTCTCCCGTATCCTCAACATAGAACCCATCATCTAAGGGACCTACTCGAACGGTAACGTCGCTCCCACCATGGTCGATTGCATTTCGAAATAGGTTCTCAAAGAGTGCTTGTAGCTGACTTCTATTTCCATTGATTTCGCCATTCTGAATTGTGAGGGTTGCTGATTGGGACTCTATGATCTCCCATGCGCTCTGAGCAACTGCTGCTAGCGAGACTGATTCGGTCTCAGTCGGTGGATTACTAGACTGGGCGAGTGCTGTAAGGTCCACAACGAGATCGTTTATTCGGTCCAAAGCAACTTCGATTCCGTCTAAGTTAGCATCTTCGCCTGTCTCACGATATTGCTCCAATTCTCCCATCGCAATTGTCAATGGATTTTTAAGATCATGAGACACCATGCTGGCGAATTGATCCAGTCGCTTATTTTGTTGTTCTAGTTCTTTCGCTGTCTTCCGGACGTCAGTCACATCCTGTGTTACTAGAACTCCATATGGATCTTCGTCGATATCCACTGGTTTCGTCTCAATATGGTGGACCCTTTCATCATATTTGATATCAATTGAGCGAGTTGTACCGTCAATCGTGGAACGGAGCACTGGCTCAAGCTCAGTTGCTGTTTCTTCAGGAAATATCTCGTATATGTTATTACCTACTAAATCTGTAGCTTTTCTTTCCGAGAATGGGAGTGTTTTTGGACCAACTATACGATAACGGAGAGCCGAGTCAAACAGCACTAATACTCCGTTTGGGAAATTTTCCACTAGGGTTTG
Proteins encoded:
- a CDS encoding DUF7557 family protein produces the protein MTRTIELDDDLAERIEGHLEDDETIEEFITELVAIYEQEGRFLQEGA
- a CDS encoding sensor histidine kinase, translated to MSEIHPPEDGHQTLVENFPNGVLVLFDSALRYRIVGPKTLPFSERKATDLVGNNIYEIFPEETATELEPVLRSTIDGTTRSIDIKYDERVHHIETKPVDIDEDPYGVLVTQDVTDVRKTAKELEQQNKRLDQFASMVSHDLKNPLTIAMGELEQYRETGEDANLDGIEVALDRINDLVVDLTALAQSSNPPTETESVSLAAVAQSAWEIIESQSATLTIQNGEINGNRSQLQALFENLFRNAIDHGGSDVTVRVGPLDDGFYVEDTGDGIPETEQERVFDHGFTTGDSGNGIGLTIVSRIADDHGLTIFFSKSAEGGARFEFRQSNPES
- a CDS encoding peptide-methionine (S)-S-oxide reductase MsrA; the encoded protein is MMLTPTVITEFDRQVPEETATATFGLGCFWGPDATFGALDGVVRTRVGYAGGTKADPSYEAIGDHTEVVQLEYDPEQLSFSELLERAFDEHNSYQQSRKRQYQNIIFTETAVQRDQLRSYLDGNEFSRETIDTRLEKLDRFHVAEDYHQKFNLRGKRWITDAFAEADYDDGAIRESPAAAKLNAHAAGRDVSVPFVNSTYEPRSK
- a CDS encoding methyltransferase domain-containing protein; translation: MSINEDRLEELIETATTDIGAIAYAPLAVIGDRLGLYDALAEHGPLTTSELADRTDTAERYVREWLAASAASDYVSYDPETEHYSLSPEQALLLADTEGPASPLAGLFQIATAAGKITPKIETAFRTGDGVGWHEHDEGVFQGMMRASEFDFKENLVSDWIPSLDGVDEKLQEGARVADIGCGQGESIITMAQAYPKSTFVGYDYHEGSIKAARERAATAEVTDQVSFEVARAKEYDGSDYDFVTSFDCLHDMGDPVGVAAHVRETLADDGTWMIVEPLSGDRVEENLHPRGRMYYSVSTMMCTPNALNQEGPHALGAQAGEERLREVVTEGGFSEFRRATETPPFEMVLEAKP
- a CDS encoding transposase, which encodes MSDTVTKTLQATLATPTAGKEHRLQRLLDTYRDALHDAFDAGANTMSAVNDVVTPYDLPYQAKDALKSYVPKLRKTYNARELDDEHPLRLVNRAAKFDYSDEREYGFVWQAPQPGRGTNFWIPLRINPEQESLWFDLLNDDAKAGELRLQRRRTSWELHVTVEFSVAEPADPDDPTYIGFDVGESSLITGCALKRDAPRKPMLESGSRARHLRKEMFTTLKRLQERDAEQWRIDERFDHYQNALTDIVEKASREAVEYAESFDDPVVVLEDLSYIRERLDYGKFMNRRLHAWAFARLQGRIENKATEAGIPVEYVNAAYTSQTCHACDRLGRRDEQAEFVCPHDDCHVTEFQADINAAANIAGRVDPWGESVPWEPERDDSPRNGSASDSATVHRETSEKSSQMTLAAYSD
- a CDS encoding alpha/beta fold hydrolase; the protein is METVTSADGTEIAFERTGSGPPLVLVHGGVCDHRFWELSDVRATFADHCTVYAMDCRGVGESGDADEYDLEREFEDVATVVEAIDEPVTLLGHSSGALLSLEAALRTNNLHKLVLYEPPIAFDDLELYSEEVLAEMERLLDDGENEQVLVLFLEEIAQSTPEEIEAQRSAPDWQDLVDAAHVWPRSLSAIGEYEFDAARFADMTAQTLLLTGSESPQVLKDATAPIHDALPNSRIVTFDGHAHEAMLTGPDRFIEEVLAFIREEI